The Saccharolobus shibatae B12 genomic interval TTTAGGTGATCAAGATGTGAGATACATTGTGAAAGACTATTATCCGCGACAGAGGCATATTTACGCTATTATCTTCGGAAAGCCTAAGGAAATTACGTTAAGGTCGTTTATGAAAAATCTAAAGCTAACAGAAGAAGGTGTAATAGTAGATGTAAGCAGACTGGATGGGAAAGGTAAGCTAGAGTGGGGTTTAAGTGATGAAGGTTTAAAGATAAAAATAGAGGAAGTTACAAGGGCTCCTCTTGTTATAAGGGTTATCCTAGATTATAGATTAGGTAGCTCTATTCAGTAGTATATTATTGGGTTACAATTTACTATTGCTTAGTATTTAATAGGCTTCAAATCTTTTTGCCAGAGAGAACTATTCATGGTATAGCGAGAACTTTAAAAGTATGTATTCAAATTGTATCGTGTTAAGTGAATTCGTAGAGAAGTTGAATAATGTTTGTAAAAATAGTCTACAAGAATACCCTTCCTTATGAAAAAGAATTAGCATATCATCACACGAAAATACATTATTGTTAATAGTTACGGGCTTGAGATTAAAAATATTTATTCATTTGATTTTTCGGGTTTAAATAGCGGTATTAACCTATAAAAATATCTAGTAAAATTTAAACATGACAGAGTACTTTATATAGTTAAATTTAATTTAAGTTAAAATTCAGTTATTTCATATCGATAAGTTTCCCTTTTTAATTTTAATTATATACTTCTTAGTATCATGAATTATGAGTATCACATATCTTTATGCGATTCCTTTTATCTATGTTCTTAATTGTTAGTATTAAATATATCTAAAATATCTAACTTGTTTTAATGTATAGGAGGTTAGTAAAAGTTTTTAAAAATAGCAAAAATCTGAATATATCTTCTTAATACTTAGAATCATTTTCTATTCTTATAATTTCCTAACATTGATACTTCTGTTATTTCCTGTTCCTCAAGTATAACAATCTTTTCTGGAATCACCTTAAATGATTTGTAATTATAAATGAATCATATTTCCAATACCTCAAGCAGCTTTAAGGCAATTACCATGTGTCCTGTGAAATTTGGATGAACTGGTTCTGGTGCGTAGACGTTAGGTTCCCTTATATTAACCAGTTTTTTAAAAGTGTCATGAAGGTCAATATAAGCTACAGAGAACTCGTTAGATAGTAATCTAACTTTCTCTATATATTGAGGTAATAGTTCCAGTACCTTAGCCCTAAATCTACCCTCAAGTTTATTCCTACTGATATAAAATGGGGTCATTAAAATAAAATTCACGTTGTCAAGCACCTTTCTAGTATATGTTAGTAGACGTCTCAAGTTTTCATAGTAGTTTTCAGGGTTAAATGTCGTTAAGCCACCTAGAAACTTATGGAGGTCATTTATACCAATTAAAATCGATATCCAATTAGGTTTATAACTTAGCACATCATCGTCCCATCTATCTATGAGGTCGATTACAGTATTTCCACTTATACCAGAATTTATAACAGTAATTTTCGTCTCTGGATGTTTAGCCAACATAAGATTATAAAAGAGATTGACATACCCATACCCTAAAGGAGCGTTGTTTGTCTTCCCACTATCGGTTATACTATCTCCAGCAAACACTATAACGTCTCCATTACTTAACCGCAAGATAGATCATTTATGGTA includes:
- a CDS encoding SGNH/GDSL hydrolase family protein, with the translated sequence MFAGDSITDSGKTNNAPLGYGYVNLFYNLMLAKHPETKITVINSGISGNTVIDLIDRWDDDVLSYKPNWISILIGINDLHKFLGGLTTFNPENYYENLRRLLTYTRKVLDNVNFILMTPFYISRNKLEGRFRAKVLELLPQYIEKVRLLSNEFSVAYIDLHDTFKKLVNIREPNVYAPEPVHPNFTGHMVIALKLLEVLEI